One genomic region from Candidatus Dormiibacterota bacterium encodes:
- a CDS encoding YraN family protein produces the protein MPNSTSSKGRDGEDRAVALLEAAGYRILERNVRVPGGEIDVVCLDGRTLVFVEVKQRSGAAFGSALHGVDAPKRKRLRRAAADYAQIVAPAARFRFDVVALDGNRPQLHRNAF, from the coding sequence ATGCCCAACTCGACTTCTTCTAAGGGCCGGGACGGCGAGGATCGGGCGGTGGCCCTGCTCGAGGCGGCCGGCTACCGCATCCTGGAACGCAACGTCCGCGTGCCCGGGGGCGAGATCGACGTCGTCTGCCTGGATGGGCGAACGTTGGTGTTTGTGGAGGTCAAGCAGCGTAGCGGGGCTGCCTTTGGGTCGGCGCTCCATGGGGTCGATGCCCCCAAGCGCAAGCGGCTACGCCGGGCGGCTGCCGATTACGCCCAAATCGTCGCACCCGCGGCGAGGTTTCGCTTCGATGTCGTGGCACTAGACGGTAATCGGCCACAGTTGCATCGAAACGCCTTCTAG